GCCGCCATTCATGTATTTGTGCAGCCTAATATTTTGCAGTATGGGAGAGATCAACGATGAGCAGCAGCGGGGAGTCTGGAGCGACCGAGCAAGGTCTTGTACTATTAGGCGTATTGGGGGATCCGATCAAGCACTCCAAATCGCCTCTTATGCATAAAATAGCTTTGCAGGCAGCGGGAATTGAAGGGGATTTTGTACCACTTCACGTCAAGCCGGATCAGTTGGAGGATGCCATGAAGGGAATTCGGGCATTGCATTTCCGCGGAGTCAATGTGACAATTCCCCATAAAGTTGAGGTTATGAAATATCTGGATGAGATTGATGAAGGGGCCAGGCTGATCGGCGCAGTCAATACGATTGTGAATGACAACGGACGGCTGAAGGGTTACAATACCGACGGAATCGGCTATGTGCGTTCCCTTAAGGAAGAGACTTCGGTGGAATTGAAAGGTGCAAAAATTGCCGTTCTTGGAGCCGGAGGGGCTGCTCGTGGCGTGATTCATGCTCTTTTGGAGGAGCGGCCGGAATCGGTTATGATTCTGAACCGAACACGCGACAAAGCTGAGCAACTGGCACAGGAATGGACGACGGAAGCGATTCCAGTAACGGGCTATGCCAACGATGAGGCGAAGAACGTACTTGCAACGGTAGATGTGTTGATCAATACAACCTCGGTGGGAATGTCGCCCTTATCAGATGAGCTTCCACTGGAAACGAGCTTGATTCCGAAGGGAATTATTGTGAGTGATTTGATCTATAACCCGCTGGAAACGAGGCTTTTACGTGAAAGCCGTGAACAACGTGGCTGTATTGTGCATGGTGGCTTGGGGATGTTCGTGTACCAGGGAGCAGTGGCCTTTGAGTATTTTACGGGGATTGCCCCGGCGGT
This DNA window, taken from Paenibacillus kribbensis, encodes the following:
- the aroE gene encoding shikimate dehydrogenase, giving the protein MSSSGESGATEQGLVLLGVLGDPIKHSKSPLMHKIALQAAGIEGDFVPLHVKPDQLEDAMKGIRALHFRGVNVTIPHKVEVMKYLDEIDEGARLIGAVNTIVNDNGRLKGYNTDGIGYVRSLKEETSVELKGAKIAVLGAGGAARGVIHALLEERPESVMILNRTRDKAEQLAQEWTTEAIPVTGYANDEAKNVLATVDVLINTTSVGMSPLSDELPLETSLIPKGIIVSDLIYNPLETRLLRESREQRGCIVHGGLGMFVYQGAVAFEYFTGIAPAVDQMRAAVLRSLS